A region from the Oryzias latipes chromosome 20, ASM223467v1 genome encodes:
- the LOC105356643 gene encoding leucine-rich repeat-containing protein 19 isoform X1, translating into MDHKWLASRSSRWNLIQGTKVTAVLAAFEQQVKGVHLREWRRKMEKTYTPLFLLWLTVLTFLTESTTVAVKNDSRLIVNLTRTHLQVIPRNDNTADVARLEISRNMITLNKTDQEALETYPSLEELYLDSNMVTSVAAHSFSKLPNLRLLSLSRNNISRLNSEAFSGLNFLTELDLSHNKLTALPSQLTWSLKHLQAIHLQGNPWNCSCSLLSTMGKIAVTIAPHILCASPADQAGKSLQMASALCSISLPLASSTEPQKTTIQPQQPPRSTVGLENTSTENARNSTVGGNMWKFTASVGVLVLTTSVLIVTAIKGPSWYKSFYNYRHRQLRDEDDEEDGDNASTVFSVKGDHQTHQMFTFEEEPSQIQEEEEDGFFEDPYTKREGLTP; encoded by the exons ATGGATCATAAATGGTTAGCTAGCAGGAGCAGTCGGTGGAATCTTATACAAGGAACAAAGGTCACTGCTGTGCTGGCTGCTTTTGAGCAACAGGTGAAAGGGGTTCACCTCAGAGAGTGGAG GAGGAAGATGGAGAAGACCTACACACCTCTCTTTCTGCTGTGGCTGACAGTGCTGACATTTCTGACCGAAAGCACAACTGTTGCGGTGAAAAATGACAGCCGA CTGATTGTAAACCTGACGAGGACGCATCTGCAAGTCATCCCTCGTAACGACAACACGGCAGATGTTGCCAGATTAGAAATAAGCAGGAACATGATCACACTGAACAAGACAGACCAGGAAGCCTTGGAAACCTATCCTTCACTTGAGGAACTCTATTTGGACAGCAATATGGTCACTTCTGTAGCAGCCCATAGCTTCTCCAAGCTCCCAAACCTCAGGCTGCTGTCTCTTTCCAGGAACAACATCAGCAG ATTGAACTCAGAAGCTTTTTCTGGCTTGAATTTCCTGACAGAGCTGGATCTGTCTCACAACAAGTTGACGGCCCTTCCTTCACAGCTGACCTGGAGCCTTAAACACCTACAG GCGATTCACCTCCAGGGCAATCCGTGGAACTGCTCCTGTTCACTGCTAAGCACCATGGGAAAGATAGCAGTCACCATTG CTCCACACATCCTCTGCGCATCTCCAGCAGACCAGGCGGGGAAAAGTCTCCAGATGGCTTCAGCTTTGTGCTCCATATCTCTACCACTCGCTTCCTCAACAGAGCCACAGAAAACCACCATCCAGCCCCAGCAGCCTCCACGGTCAACTGTAGGACTTGAAAACACATCAACTGAGAACGCCAGGAACAGCACTG TGGGTGGGAACATGTGGAAGTTTACAGCAAGCGTGGGAGTCCTGGTTTTGACCACCTCCGTGCTGATTGTAACTGCAATCAAAGGACCTTCCTGGTACAAAAGCTTCTACAACTATCGACATCGGCAGCTGCGGGATGAAGACGATGAGGAAGATGGAGACAACGCGTCAACGGTTTTCTCTGTGAAAGGAGACCACCAGACCCATCAGATGTTCACCTTTGAGGAGGAGCCCAGCCAGAtacaagaggaagaggaggatgggtTCTTTGAGGATCCATACACCAAGAGAGAAGGTCTGACACCATGA
- the LOC105356643 gene encoding leucine-rich repeat-containing protein 19 isoform X2, protein MDHKWLASRSSRWNLIQGTKVTAVLAAFEQQVKGVHLREWRRKMEKTYTPLFLLWLTVLTFLTESTTVAVKNDSRLIVNLTRTHLQVIPRNDNTADVARLEISRNMITLNKTDQEALETYPSLEELYLDSNMVTSVAAHSFSKLPNLRLLSLSRNNISRLNSEAFSGLNFLTELDLSHNKLTALPSQLTWSLKHLQAIHLQGNPWNCSCSLLSTMGKIAVTIEPQKTTIQPQQPPRSTVGLENTSTENARNSTVGGNMWKFTASVGVLVLTTSVLIVTAIKGPSWYKSFYNYRHRQLRDEDDEEDGDNASTVFSVKGDHQTHQMFTFEEEPSQIQEEEEDGFFEDPYTKREGLTP, encoded by the exons ATGGATCATAAATGGTTAGCTAGCAGGAGCAGTCGGTGGAATCTTATACAAGGAACAAAGGTCACTGCTGTGCTGGCTGCTTTTGAGCAACAGGTGAAAGGGGTTCACCTCAGAGAGTGGAG GAGGAAGATGGAGAAGACCTACACACCTCTCTTTCTGCTGTGGCTGACAGTGCTGACATTTCTGACCGAAAGCACAACTGTTGCGGTGAAAAATGACAGCCGA CTGATTGTAAACCTGACGAGGACGCATCTGCAAGTCATCCCTCGTAACGACAACACGGCAGATGTTGCCAGATTAGAAATAAGCAGGAACATGATCACACTGAACAAGACAGACCAGGAAGCCTTGGAAACCTATCCTTCACTTGAGGAACTCTATTTGGACAGCAATATGGTCACTTCTGTAGCAGCCCATAGCTTCTCCAAGCTCCCAAACCTCAGGCTGCTGTCTCTTTCCAGGAACAACATCAGCAG ATTGAACTCAGAAGCTTTTTCTGGCTTGAATTTCCTGACAGAGCTGGATCTGTCTCACAACAAGTTGACGGCCCTTCCTTCACAGCTGACCTGGAGCCTTAAACACCTACAG GCGATTCACCTCCAGGGCAATCCGTGGAACTGCTCCTGTTCACTGCTAAGCACCATGGGAAAGATAGCAGTCACCATTG AGCCACAGAAAACCACCATCCAGCCCCAGCAGCCTCCACGGTCAACTGTAGGACTTGAAAACACATCAACTGAGAACGCCAGGAACAGCACTG TGGGTGGGAACATGTGGAAGTTTACAGCAAGCGTGGGAGTCCTGGTTTTGACCACCTCCGTGCTGATTGTAACTGCAATCAAAGGACCTTCCTGGTACAAAAGCTTCTACAACTATCGACATCGGCAGCTGCGGGATGAAGACGATGAGGAAGATGGAGACAACGCGTCAACGGTTTTCTCTGTGAAAGGAGACCACCAGACCCATCAGATGTTCACCTTTGAGGAGGAGCCCAGCCAGAtacaagaggaagaggaggatgggtTCTTTGAGGATCCATACACCAAGAGAGAAGGTCTGACACCATGA
- the LOC105356643 gene encoding leucine-rich repeat-containing protein 19 isoform X3 yields MEKTYTPLFLLWLTVLTFLTESTTVAVKNDSRLIVNLTRTHLQVIPRNDNTADVARLEISRNMITLNKTDQEALETYPSLEELYLDSNMVTSVAAHSFSKLPNLRLLSLSRNNISRLNSEAFSGLNFLTELDLSHNKLTALPSQLTWSLKHLQAIHLQGNPWNCSCSLLSTMGKIAVTIAPHILCASPADQAGKSLQMASALCSISLPLASSTEPQKTTIQPQQPPRSTVGLENTSTENARNSTVGGNMWKFTASVGVLVLTTSVLIVTAIKGPSWYKSFYNYRHRQLRDEDDEEDGDNASTVFSVKGDHQTHQMFTFEEEPSQIQEEEEDGFFEDPYTKREGLTP; encoded by the exons ATGGAGAAGACCTACACACCTCTCTTTCTGCTGTGGCTGACAGTGCTGACATTTCTGACCGAAAGCACAACTGTTGCGGTGAAAAATGACAGCCGA CTGATTGTAAACCTGACGAGGACGCATCTGCAAGTCATCCCTCGTAACGACAACACGGCAGATGTTGCCAGATTAGAAATAAGCAGGAACATGATCACACTGAACAAGACAGACCAGGAAGCCTTGGAAACCTATCCTTCACTTGAGGAACTCTATTTGGACAGCAATATGGTCACTTCTGTAGCAGCCCATAGCTTCTCCAAGCTCCCAAACCTCAGGCTGCTGTCTCTTTCCAGGAACAACATCAGCAG ATTGAACTCAGAAGCTTTTTCTGGCTTGAATTTCCTGACAGAGCTGGATCTGTCTCACAACAAGTTGACGGCCCTTCCTTCACAGCTGACCTGGAGCCTTAAACACCTACAG GCGATTCACCTCCAGGGCAATCCGTGGAACTGCTCCTGTTCACTGCTAAGCACCATGGGAAAGATAGCAGTCACCATTG CTCCACACATCCTCTGCGCATCTCCAGCAGACCAGGCGGGGAAAAGTCTCCAGATGGCTTCAGCTTTGTGCTCCATATCTCTACCACTCGCTTCCTCAACAGAGCCACAGAAAACCACCATCCAGCCCCAGCAGCCTCCACGGTCAACTGTAGGACTTGAAAACACATCAACTGAGAACGCCAGGAACAGCACTG TGGGTGGGAACATGTGGAAGTTTACAGCAAGCGTGGGAGTCCTGGTTTTGACCACCTCCGTGCTGATTGTAACTGCAATCAAAGGACCTTCCTGGTACAAAAGCTTCTACAACTATCGACATCGGCAGCTGCGGGATGAAGACGATGAGGAAGATGGAGACAACGCGTCAACGGTTTTCTCTGTGAAAGGAGACCACCAGACCCATCAGATGTTCACCTTTGAGGAGGAGCCCAGCCAGAtacaagaggaagaggaggatgggtTCTTTGAGGATCCATACACCAAGAGAGAAGGTCTGACACCATGA